A genomic stretch from Patagioenas fasciata isolate bPatFas1 chromosome 10, bPatFas1.hap1, whole genome shotgun sequence includes:
- the PPP4R2 gene encoding serine/threonine-protein phosphatase 4 regulatory subunit 2: MDVERLQEALKDFEKRGKKEVCPILDQFLCHVAKTGETMVQWSQFKGYFIFKLEKVMDDFRTSAPEPRGPPNPNVEYIPFEEMKERILKIVTGFNGIPFTIQRLCELLTDPRRNYTGTDKFLRGVEKNVMVVSCVYPSSEKNNSNSLNRMNGVMFPGNSPGYSDRSNVNGPGTPRPVNRPKVSLSNPMTTNGLPDSTEHKESSSPQSEDKKHSESPASESEGAQSSPVKNKHSEDDPTEAEGREVKRLKFDKEGEARDAPNQTASSEGSSGMGEETETSSTSQDKDKDTTCATQHCREEEEEESLSPRTVGPDRKDQEKDTESSAVNEETSEESNPMEESDQSQAEKDLHSDDSEISGSASSGADCSETEELGSDASETPETSSETPMENSDEATEVADEPMEQD; this comes from the exons GGTTCAGTGGTCTCAGTTTAAAGGctattttattttcaaactgGAGAAAGTTATGGATGATTTCAGAACCTCAGCTCCTGAACCAAGAGGGCCCCCCAATCCAAATGTGGAATATATTCCCTTTgaagagatgaaagaaagaaTCCTGAAAATTGTCACTGGATTTAATGG CATCCCCTTCACTATTCAGCGACTCTGTGAGTTGCTGACAGATCCGAGGAGGAATTACACAGGAACAGACAAATTTCTAAGAGGTGTGGAAAAG AATGTCATGGTTGTCAGCTGTGTGTATCCATCTTCAGA GAAAAATAATTCCAATAGCTTAAATCGAATGAATGGTGTTATGTTCCCAGGAAATTCGCCAGGGTACTCTGACAG ATCTAATGTAAATGGTCCTGGAACACCCAGACCAGTAAATCGACCGAAGGTTTCTTTGTCAAATCCTATGACAACAAACGGTTTGCCAGACAGCACGGAACACAAAGAATCAAGCTCTCCGCAATCGGAAGATAAAAAACACAG TGAATCACCAGCATCTGAATCAGAAGGTGCTCAGAGCAGCCCAGTAAAAAATAAGCATTCTGAAGATGATCCAACAGAAGCAGAAGGACGTGAGGTAAAAAGACTCAAGTTTGACAAGGAAGGAGAAGCCAGAGATGCACCCAACCAAACTGCCTCCAGTGAAGGCTCCTCAGGCATGGGGGAAGAGACAGAAACATCCTCTACATCTCAGGATAAAGACAAAGATACTACTTGTGCCACACAGCACtgtagagaggaagaggaggaag AGTCCCTGTCTCCCAGAACTGTTGGTCCAGACAGAAAAGATCAAGAAAAAGACACTGAATCCTCAGCTGTGAATGAAGAGACCTCAGAGGAGAGCAATCCAATGGAGGAGTCTGATCAGTCTCAGGCTGAGAAGGATTTACACTCAGATGACAGTGAAATTAGTGGATCTGCCAGTAGTGGAGCTGACTGCAGTGAAACAGAAGAGTTGGGGTCCGATGCAAGCGAAACACCAGAAACTTCGTCAGAGACCCCCATGGAAAACAGCGATGAAGCCACAGAAGTTGCAGATGAACCTATGGAGCAAGACTAA